TGATCGGCGGCGCCGAAGGCTACCCCCGTACGCAGCGTGCCCGCGCGACGTGGGTCGAGAGTCACCGGGGTCACCTCGACGCCGCACGCACCGATCAGCTCCTCGAGCGTTACGGCACCCGCGCCGCCGCGCTCATCGAGGCCCTGCCCGAAGACGACCGGCCGCTGCGCACCCTGCCCGACTACAGCACCGGTGAGATCGCGTATCTCACGCGTACGGAGTACGTCGTGCACCTCATCGACGTGCTGCTGCGACGCACGAGCGTGGCGTTCGTGGGATCGGTCACCATGCCGGTCCTGCAGGAGCTCGCCGAGGTCGTCGGCGACACGCTCGGCTGGGACGCCGAGCAGCGTGGCGAAGAAGTCGCCGCCAGCGCCCGACTCCTTGCGGAGCGGCATGGTGTCGATCTGACGCAGGACGCCGTACTCTCATGATCGTCATGACCGACGCTCCGGCGCCGGTCATGTCGCCCCGGTCGCCGGGGGCGCGCTTGTCGGCGACCATCCCTGACGCGGCATTGGGGCCGCACGACGAAAGAAGGTCAATGTGGACAATCTGGGTATCGTCTTCATCTCGGAGGTGATCGGCACGATGCTGCTGACCCTCCTGGGCTGTGGCGTCGTCGCCAACGTCGCCCTGACGAAGACCAAGGGCTTCGCCGGCGGCTTCCTGCTGGTGAACTTCGGCTGGGGTCTCGCGGTCTTCGCCGGTGTGACCGTCGCCTACGTCTCGGGGGCGCACCTGAACCCCGCGGTGACGCTGGGCCTCGTCGCCAACGGCGCGACGGAGTTCGGTCAGGGTGTGCCGGTCGGCCCCCTCTCGATCCTCGTGTACATCGGCGCGCAGATGATCGGTGCCTTCATCGGTGCCGTGCTGGCCTGGGCGGCCTACAAGAAGCACTTCGACGCCGAGGAGGACGCGGCGACCAAGCTCGGCGTCTTCTCGACCGGCCCCGCCATCCGCACCTACGGCTGGAACCTCGTCACCGAGATCATCGGCACCTTCGTGCTGGTCTTCGTCGTCATCGGCTTCGGCCGCAACGGCGATCCCTCGGGTCTGGCTGCCCTCGGCGCCCTGCCCGTCGCACTGCTCGTTGTCGGCATCGGCGCCTCGCTCGGTGGTCCCACGGGCTACGCGATCAACCCTGCGCGTGACCTCGGCCCCCGCATCGCCCACGCGATCCTGCCGATCAAGAACAAGGGCGGCAGCGACTGGAGCTACGCGTGGGTGCCGATCGTCGGACCGATCATCGGTGGTGTCCTGGCCGGTTTCGCCGCGATCCCGCTCATGCCGATCCTGGGCTGAGTCCCGGCATCCGCGGCTCCGCCGCCCCTCCGCACGACGAACCATCCGAAACGAGACAAAGGAGTATCACGCATGGCCGACTACATCCTCGCGATCGACCAGGGCACCACGTCCACCCGGGCGATCATCTTCGACAAGTCCGGAAGCATCATCCAGAGCGGTCAGCTCGAGCACGAGCAGATCTTCCCGAGGGCCGGGTGGGTCGAGCACGACCCCATGGAGATCTGGCGGAACACCCGTGAGGTGATCGGCCAGGCGCTGTCGAAGGCCGACCTCACGCGTCACGACATCGCGGCGATCGGCATCACCAACCAGCGCGAGACCGCCGTGGTCTGGGACAAGAACACCGGTGAGCCCGTCTACAACGCCATCGTCTGGCAGGACACGCGCACGCAGGGCATCGTCGACAAGCTCGCCGCCGACGGCGGCACCGAGCGGTTCAAGTCGGTCGTGGGCCTGCCGCTGGCGACCTACTTCTCGGGGACGAAGATCGTCTGGATCCTCGACAACGTCGAGGGTGCACGCGAGCGCGCCGAGCGTGGCGACCTCCTGTTCGGGACGACCGACACCTGGGTGCTGTGGAATCTCACCGGCGGCGTCGACGGCGGTGTGCACGCCACCGATGTGACGAACGCCTCCCGGACGATGTTCATGGACCTCGAGACCCTGACGTGGCGGGAGGACATCCTCGACACGTTCGGAGTGCCGCTGTCGATGATGCCCGAGATCCGCAGCTCGTCCGAGGTCTACGGCCACGCCGAGAGCTCGAGCCTGCTGCGCGAGACCCCGATCGCCGGCATCCTCGGCGACCAGCAGGCCGCGACCTTCGGTCAGGCGGCGTTCGAGCAGGGGGAGGCGAAGAACACCTACGGCACGGGCAACTTCATCATCTTCAACACCGACACCGAGATCGTCCACTCGCAGAACGGTCTGCTGACCACCCTCGGCTACAAGCTCGGCGACGAGCCGGCCCACTACGCCCTGGAGGGTTCGATCGCCGTCACCGGTTCGCTCGTGCAGTGGCTCCGTGACAACCTCGGCATCATCTCCTCCGCGCCGGAGGTGGAGACCCTCGCGGCGAGCGTCGAGGACAACGGCGGGGCGTACTTCGTCCCCGCGTTCTCGGGTCTGTTCGCGCCGTACTGGCGTCCCGACGCACGCGGTGCGCTGGTGGGTCTCACCCGGTACGTCAACAAGGGGCACATCGCCCGCGCGGCGCTGGAGGCCACGGCCTTCCAGACCCGCGAGGTGATCGATGCGGTCAACGCCGACTCGGGGGTGCCGCTGACGGAGCTGAAGGTCGACGGCGGCATGATCGCCAACGACCTGCTGATGCAGTTCCAGGCCGACATCCTCGGCGTGCCCGTCGTCCGCCCCGTGGTCGCCGAGACCACGGCCCTCGGTGCCGCCTACGCGGCGGGGTTGGCCGTCGGGTTCTGGTCGGGCCTGGACGACCTGTCCAAGAACTGGCAGGAGGACCGCCGCTGGGAGCCGAAGATGGATGACGCCGAGCGCGACCGTCTGCTGCGCAACTGGAAG
The Microbacterium sp. SLBN-154 DNA segment above includes these coding regions:
- a CDS encoding MIP/aquaporin family protein: MDNLGIVFISEVIGTMLLTLLGCGVVANVALTKTKGFAGGFLLVNFGWGLAVFAGVTVAYVSGAHLNPAVTLGLVANGATEFGQGVPVGPLSILVYIGAQMIGAFIGAVLAWAAYKKHFDAEEDAATKLGVFSTGPAIRTYGWNLVTEIIGTFVLVFVVIGFGRNGDPSGLAALGALPVALLVVGIGASLGGPTGYAINPARDLGPRIAHAILPIKNKGGSDWSYAWVPIVGPIIGGVLAGFAAIPLMPILG
- the glpK gene encoding glycerol kinase GlpK; amino-acid sequence: MADYILAIDQGTTSTRAIIFDKSGSIIQSGQLEHEQIFPRAGWVEHDPMEIWRNTREVIGQALSKADLTRHDIAAIGITNQRETAVVWDKNTGEPVYNAIVWQDTRTQGIVDKLAADGGTERFKSVVGLPLATYFSGTKIVWILDNVEGARERAERGDLLFGTTDTWVLWNLTGGVDGGVHATDVTNASRTMFMDLETLTWREDILDTFGVPLSMMPEIRSSSEVYGHAESSSLLRETPIAGILGDQQAATFGQAAFEQGEAKNTYGTGNFIIFNTDTEIVHSQNGLLTTLGYKLGDEPAHYALEGSIAVTGSLVQWLRDNLGIISSAPEVETLAASVEDNGGAYFVPAFSGLFAPYWRPDARGALVGLTRYVNKGHIARAALEATAFQTREVIDAVNADSGVPLTELKVDGGMIANDLLMQFQADILGVPVVRPVVAETTALGAAYAAGLAVGFWSGLDDLSKNWQEDRRWEPKMDDAERDRLLRNWKKAVTKTFDWVDEDVS